One segment of Streptomyces sp. NBC_00576 DNA contains the following:
- a CDS encoding beta-ketoacyl synthase N-terminal-like domain-containing protein — translation MSSKFAIVGMSCLFPGADTPGAFWDNLRAGVDSRAEGGPEIFGPTGPGPADSRMQAPDPDHAITCVRGGFVTGFEFDPTGFLLRPEDLAGLDRVFHWSLHVAREALRDSGHDNRPELLARTGLVVGDYSFPTPASARISLPLVHEAVLEGLRRSGNPAPDPGPLLDPATVSPADARVSGAPARLAATALGLGGPRYALDAACSSALYALKLACDHLAAGQADLVLAGGVCAPDPTLIHLSFSDLHAYPQNGVSQPFDARSTGILTGQGAGMVAVRRLADAIADGDRVYAVIDGIGLSNDGAGRHLLVPNPAGQLSAYELAYAQAGFGPEQVDYLECHATGTPIGDGTEAESVAAWFGTRGTVPPLGSVKGNLGHLLTVAGLSSLLKVILSMAHGHLPPTIGIDRPLSTPAAGEVPVVRAGRDWPDSGPGPRRAAVSAFGFGGTNAHVVLSQQPDALEAGGAAPVVPPALDVIGLGAHFGTLDGITAFERALHDGSDAFQPLPEHRWRGLEDTTGGTLERAGLHRTALPEGGFVDRIDLDPADNRIPPADLRNYNLQHALMSKVADEALRDAGYDRTVPAGRRAPEPRRIAVVVAMEIEPSAHLHLARYGLGDFLRRAYDDAGLKLTDEQFAAVAAVARDSVHEPIVANEVLSYIGNVMASRISSLWNLTGPAFTVSSDGAGTAEALQIAQLLLLDESVEAVLVGAVDLAASPENLLLRGDKPVSGAGLSFGEGRRGRRIGEGAGAVVVTRPGAGERRSYARIDSVAVRHAAPVAGALPEADANTLALAAGDALAAAGIGPADVGYVEAHAGGTPGQDAAELAALALVYPAGSGEVALGSAKSQLGDTQTAAAMAGLLRAVLCLHHAYVPGSPGWRRPAAELSDHFTASAFHVPDASRPWLRGAQGVRRYAAVSAIGSDGAHAQVVLSADRTRGDVARSDWHKAGGPVLLPLGAPDVNGLLAEMDRHVKLLAEGADPYRLGRTAAEQLPGSALRVVLVGRDAEQLVAQLELAARDLPGAAAKGEEWTTPAGSCFAPRPIGPEGKVALVYPGAFNSYPGLGQDFFRAFPSLLDAFEAEAADPDRLFRAAQLYPRAQVTPDRRDLMALEGRLGEDIPFMLATGTTFAILYTDLVRELLGVRAHGAFGYSLGESSMLFATGGWQRSARRDDRISATPLFRDRLSGPRRTVRELWQLPKDTPDEAVWGSFVLLESADLITAALSRTNTPYDKVFLTHVNTPREAVIAGDPAQCRSLIKELGCPSARSPVGSVMHCPVVDAELAGLAELNDHPTGSPGDLDLLSAYDYGCVPELERSEVARRIARTLRAAIDFPRLVRTAYDRGFRYFVEVGPGATCTRWVHDTLGDAEHVAMPVNRRGVPAARSVAQLAARLAAHGLPVDLAALLGPEPAPAARPARLRVPVGGGVPIPAGIAARVAAASPVLATAACAEPATVGAVAVYGSTELVPTAVDVKDARPARTAADLEVPAPMPADPSLDDIEVITFDGEPIAFLPWTEPAAPTPAPVHPSVVPVPAVPVAPTPAHTPVAAPPSGWSSRSAAGDLVREIRQQMVATHSVVMETQRVLQENTLARTEALLEAAFGSAPATAPAAPPLPPPALPSGPPPPAAIEAAPQPAHPPKAPGVIWDEAQLLAFATGRITDVFGPEFAAIDGYAKRVRLPAPPYHFVTRVTDLRAETGVYEPSFIRTEYDVPKDAWYAVDGGVPPAVAIEAGQCDLLLISYLGIDFRNKGERVYRLLDSTLVFHGDLPRTGQTLRYDISINRFIRQGDTTLFFFSYLCYADGELILELKDASAGFFTQAELDTPLGVVVTERDRKRRAALTRTSFKPLADTEKNRLTAADLELLAAGKPGEVFGPHHAQDAGLNPALRLPDARLRMVDEILIDRTGGPRGLGAITAHKRLEPDAWYFECHFPDDPVLAGSMVAEGAVQTLQAYLLHQGMHLVLPDARFQTIVGLETEVQVRGQITPQHREIRYEIEVMELTLLPRPSVVADILVYLGDKPVIRMRNFGIQIREKDGTPYRAGPGGIPEFLGRRNRAGEPALINELHLAHAAKGDLGTAMGPEFDVYKDSRAPYIPNGDFQFVDRIMQLTGKRGELKPGAEMVTEYDSPADAWYYRENAHPHLPNCVLMETSLQAAILNGYYLGATLKQPETEYSIRNLDGKATYVKDIDLRGRTIRHHSTLLMTSAVSGAVLQNFKYELSADGEVFYTGESLFGYFSEAALTNQVGLDNGTYVAPWIEQEKPAASRIRRIELPDDAPAFTDPTGGRLHLPGGHYHLVDHVDLVTDGGRHGAGYLHGYRQVRPDEWYFDCHFHRDPVMPGSLGVEAILQGLRLFVLEQGLAQGIENPRFGLAVDVPTSWKYRGQILRHDGELSFDVHVKEVRRDGDRLVVIADADLWKPGLRIYELTDVAIEVSPDTIRDRA, via the coding sequence ATGAGCAGCAAGTTCGCGATCGTCGGTATGTCCTGCCTCTTCCCAGGGGCGGACACTCCCGGCGCGTTCTGGGACAACCTCCGCGCCGGCGTCGACAGCCGCGCGGAGGGCGGCCCGGAGATCTTCGGCCCCACCGGTCCCGGGCCGGCCGACAGCAGGATGCAGGCCCCGGATCCCGATCACGCCATCACCTGTGTCCGGGGCGGTTTCGTCACCGGCTTCGAGTTCGACCCAACCGGTTTCCTTCTCCGCCCCGAGGATCTCGCCGGCCTCGACCGGGTCTTCCACTGGTCGCTGCATGTGGCCCGCGAGGCGCTGCGGGACAGCGGTCACGACAACCGCCCGGAACTGCTGGCCCGCACCGGTCTGGTGGTCGGCGACTACTCCTTCCCCACGCCGGCCTCGGCGCGCATCAGCCTGCCCCTCGTCCACGAAGCGGTGCTGGAGGGCCTGCGCAGATCCGGCAACCCGGCGCCCGACCCGGGCCCGCTGCTCGACCCGGCCACCGTGTCCCCGGCGGACGCCCGGGTGAGCGGCGCCCCCGCCCGGCTCGCGGCCACCGCCCTGGGCCTCGGCGGCCCCCGTTACGCCCTCGACGCCGCCTGTTCCTCGGCCCTGTACGCGCTGAAGCTGGCCTGCGACCATCTCGCCGCCGGGCAGGCCGACCTGGTGCTGGCCGGCGGGGTGTGCGCGCCCGACCCGACGCTCATCCACCTCTCCTTCTCCGACCTGCACGCCTATCCGCAGAACGGCGTCAGCCAGCCTTTCGACGCCCGCTCCACCGGCATCCTGACCGGTCAGGGCGCCGGCATGGTCGCCGTTCGCAGGCTCGCCGACGCCATCGCTGACGGCGACCGCGTCTACGCGGTGATCGACGGCATCGGCCTGTCGAACGACGGCGCCGGGCGCCATCTCCTCGTACCGAATCCGGCGGGACAGCTCAGCGCTTACGAACTCGCCTACGCCCAGGCCGGTTTCGGGCCCGAGCAGGTGGACTACCTGGAGTGCCACGCCACCGGTACACCCATCGGGGACGGCACGGAGGCGGAGTCGGTCGCCGCCTGGTTCGGGACTCGCGGCACCGTTCCGCCGCTCGGCTCGGTGAAGGGCAACCTCGGTCATCTGCTGACCGTGGCCGGGCTGAGCAGTCTCCTCAAGGTGATCCTGTCGATGGCGCACGGGCATCTCCCGCCGACGATCGGCATCGACCGGCCGCTCAGCACACCGGCCGCGGGCGAGGTGCCCGTCGTCCGCGCGGGGCGCGACTGGCCCGACAGCGGGCCGGGGCCGCGCCGGGCGGCGGTCTCCGCGTTCGGGTTCGGCGGTACGAACGCCCATGTCGTCCTCTCCCAGCAGCCGGACGCCCTGGAAGCCGGAGGCGCGGCACCCGTCGTACCCCCCGCCCTGGACGTCATCGGTCTCGGCGCGCACTTCGGCACCCTCGACGGCATCACCGCCTTCGAACGTGCCCTGCACGACGGCTCCGACGCCTTCCAGCCGCTGCCCGAACATCGCTGGCGGGGCCTGGAGGACACGACGGGCGGCACGCTGGAGCGGGCGGGGCTGCACCGGACGGCGCTGCCCGAGGGCGGATTCGTGGACCGCATCGACCTCGACCCGGCCGACAACCGCATCCCCCCGGCCGACCTGCGCAACTACAACCTCCAGCACGCCCTGATGTCGAAGGTCGCCGACGAGGCGCTGCGCGACGCGGGATACGACCGGACGGTACCGGCGGGCCGCAGGGCGCCCGAGCCGCGCCGGATCGCGGTGGTCGTGGCCATGGAGATCGAGCCGAGTGCCCATCTCCACCTGGCCCGTTACGGGCTCGGCGACTTCCTGCGCCGCGCGTACGACGACGCCGGGCTGAAGCTGACGGACGAGCAGTTCGCCGCCGTCGCCGCCGTCGCCCGGGATAGCGTCCACGAGCCGATCGTCGCCAACGAGGTGCTGAGCTACATAGGCAACGTCATGGCCAGCCGGATCTCCTCCCTGTGGAATCTCACCGGCCCGGCGTTCACCGTCTCGTCCGACGGCGCGGGCACCGCCGAGGCGCTCCAGATCGCCCAACTCCTGCTGCTGGACGAGAGTGTCGAGGCAGTGCTGGTCGGCGCGGTGGATCTCGCCGCCTCGCCGGAGAACCTGCTGCTGCGGGGCGACAAGCCGGTGTCCGGGGCGGGCCTGAGCTTCGGCGAGGGCCGGCGCGGCCGGCGGATCGGCGAGGGCGCGGGTGCCGTCGTCGTCACGCGTCCCGGCGCGGGAGAGAGGCGGTCGTACGCGCGGATCGACTCCGTGGCCGTACGGCACGCCGCGCCCGTCGCGGGTGCCTTGCCGGAGGCCGACGCGAACACGCTCGCACTGGCCGCCGGGGACGCGCTGGCCGCCGCCGGCATCGGCCCGGCCGACGTCGGCTACGTCGAGGCCCACGCGGGCGGCACCCCCGGCCAGGACGCGGCCGAACTGGCGGCGCTGGCCCTGGTGTACCCGGCGGGCTCCGGCGAGGTCGCGCTGGGCAGCGCCAAGTCACAGCTCGGCGACACGCAGACCGCCGCCGCGATGGCGGGCCTGCTGCGCGCCGTGCTGTGTCTGCACCACGCCTACGTCCCCGGGTCACCCGGCTGGCGCAGGCCCGCGGCGGAACTGTCCGACCACTTCACCGCCTCGGCGTTCCACGTACCGGACGCTTCCCGGCCCTGGCTGCGCGGTGCACAGGGCGTACGCCGGTACGCGGCCGTCAGTGCCATCGGCTCGGACGGCGCCCACGCCCAAGTAGTGCTGTCCGCCGACCGCACCCGGGGCGACGTGGCCCGCAGTGACTGGCACAAGGCCGGCGGCCCGGTGCTGCTGCCGCTCGGCGCGCCGGACGTCAACGGGCTGCTCGCGGAGATGGACCGGCATGTGAAGCTCCTGGCCGAGGGTGCCGATCCGTACCGCCTTGGCCGGACCGCCGCCGAACAACTGCCGGGCAGCGCGCTGCGTGTCGTCCTGGTCGGCCGTGACGCCGAACAGCTGGTTGCCCAACTGGAGTTGGCGGCGCGGGACCTGCCTGGCGCGGCTGCGAAGGGCGAGGAGTGGACGACCCCGGCAGGGAGTTGCTTCGCGCCGCGGCCGATCGGTCCGGAGGGGAAGGTGGCGCTGGTCTATCCGGGCGCGTTCAACTCGTATCCGGGTCTGGGCCAGGACTTCTTCCGCGCCTTCCCGTCCCTGCTCGACGCCTTCGAGGCCGAGGCCGCCGACCCGGATCGGCTCTTCCGCGCGGCCCAGCTCTACCCACGCGCCCAGGTCACCCCTGACCGGCGGGACTTGATGGCGCTGGAGGGCCGGCTCGGCGAGGACATCCCGTTCATGCTCGCCACCGGCACCACCTTCGCGATCCTCTACACCGACCTGGTGCGCGAGCTTCTCGGCGTGCGCGCGCACGGCGCGTTCGGCTACAGCCTGGGCGAGAGCAGCATGCTGTTCGCCACCGGCGGCTGGCAGCGTTCGGCGCGCCGGGACGACCGGATCAGCGCCACTCCCCTGTTCCGCGACCGGCTGTCCGGGCCCCGCCGTACCGTGCGCGAGCTGTGGCAACTGCCCAAGGACACACCGGACGAGGCCGTGTGGGGCAGCTTTGTGCTGCTGGAGTCGGCGGACCTGATCACGGCGGCGCTCTCCCGCACCAACACCCCCTACGACAAAGTGTTCCTGACGCACGTCAACACCCCGCGCGAGGCGGTGATCGCGGGTGATCCGGCGCAATGCCGGTCTCTGATAAAGGAGTTGGGCTGCCCGTCGGCGCGCTCCCCGGTCGGCTCGGTGATGCACTGCCCGGTGGTGGACGCGGAGTTGGCCGGCCTCGCCGAACTCAACGACCATCCGACGGGTTCGCCGGGCGACCTCGATCTGCTGAGCGCGTACGACTACGGCTGCGTGCCCGAGCTGGAGCGTTCGGAGGTGGCCCGGCGGATCGCGCGGACCCTGCGCGCCGCGATCGACTTCCCGCGTCTGGTGCGCACCGCGTACGACCGGGGTTTCCGGTACTTCGTCGAGGTCGGTCCGGGCGCCACCTGCACCCGGTGGGTGCACGACACCCTCGGCGACGCCGAGCACGTGGCGATGCCGGTGAACCGGCGCGGTGTCCCCGCCGCGCGCTCCGTGGCCCAGCTGGCGGCCCGGCTCGCCGCGCACGGGCTGCCGGTGGACCTGGCGGCACTGCTCGGTCCGGAGCCGGCGCCGGCCGCCCGACCGGCCCGGCTGCGGGTACCGGTCGGCGGCGGCGTGCCCATCCCGGCGGGCATCGCGGCGCGGGTGGCGGCGGCCTCGCCGGTCCTCGCCACCGCTGCGTGCGCCGAGCCCGCAACTGTCGGCGCGGTTGCCGTGTACGGCTCAACGGAGCTTGTTCCCACGGCAGTTGATGTCAAGGACGCCCGACCCGCCCGTACAGCGGCCGACCTGGAGGTACCCGCCCCGATGCCCGCCGACCCGAGCCTCGACGACATCGAGGTCATCACCTTCGACGGCGAACCGATCGCCTTCCTGCCCTGGACGGAACCGGCCGCACCGACTCCGGCGCCCGTCCACCCGTCCGTCGTACCCGTACCCGCCGTCCCCGTCGCACCGACACCAGCTCACACGCCCGTCGCTGCCCCGCCTTCCGGGTGGTCGTCGCGAAGCGCCGCCGGCGATCTCGTACGGGAGATTCGGCAGCAGATGGTGGCCACGCACTCGGTGGTGATGGAGACGCAGCGCGTCCTCCAGGAGAACACCCTGGCCCGTACGGAGGCGCTGCTCGAAGCGGCCTTCGGGTCCGCGCCCGCCACGGCGCCCGCCGCCCCGCCATTGCCCCCGCCCGCTCTCCCCAGCGGCCCGCCGCCGCCCGCAGCCATCGAAGCCGCGCCCCAACCCGCCCATCCCCCCAAGGCCCCCGGTGTCATCTGGGACGAGGCGCAGCTCCTCGCCTTCGCCACCGGCCGGATCACGGACGTGTTCGGCCCCGAGTTCGCGGCTATCGACGGCTACGCGAAGCGCGTCCGGTTGCCCGCACCCCCGTACCACTTCGTCACCCGGGTCACCGACCTTCGGGCGGAGACCGGCGTCTACGAACCCTCGTTCATCCGCACCGAGTACGACGTGCCGAAGGACGCCTGGTACGCGGTGGACGGTGGGGTGCCGCCGGCCGTGGCCATCGAGGCGGGACAGTGCGACCTGCTGCTCATCAGCTATCTCGGCATCGACTTCCGCAACAAGGGCGAGCGGGTCTACCGGCTCCTCGACAGCACCCTCGTCTTCCACGGCGACCTGCCGAGGACCGGCCAGACCCTGCGCTACGACATCTCCATCAATCGATTCATCCGCCAGGGCGACACCACGCTCTTCTTCTTCAGCTACCTCTGCTACGCCGACGGCGAGCTGATCCTCGAACTCAAGGACGCCAGCGCCGGGTTCTTCACTCAGGCCGAACTCGACACGCCGTTGGGCGTCGTCGTCACCGAACGGGACAGGAAGCGCCGCGCCGCGCTGACCAGGACCTCCTTCAAGCCGCTGGCCGACACCGAGAAGAACCGGCTCACCGCCGCCGACCTGGAGTTGCTGGCAGCGGGGAAGCCCGGCGAGGTGTTCGGGCCGCATCACGCCCAGGACGCCGGCCTCAACCCGGCGCTGCGGCTGCCCGACGCACGGCTGCGCATGGTCGACGAGATCCTCATCGACCGTACGGGCGGGCCTCGCGGGCTCGGTGCGATCACCGCTCACAAGCGGCTGGAGCCGGACGCCTGGTATTTCGAGTGCCACTTCCCCGACGACCCGGTGCTGGCCGGGTCGATGGTGGCGGAGGGTGCCGTCCAGACCCTCCAGGCGTACCTGCTCCACCAGGGCATGCATCTGGTGCTGCCCGATGCCCGCTTCCAGACGATCGTCGGGCTGGAGACGGAGGTGCAGGTGCGTGGCCAGATCACGCCGCAGCACCGGGAGATCCGGTACGAGATCGAGGTCATGGAGCTGACGCTGCTGCCGCGTCCCTCCGTCGTCGCGGACATCCTCGTGTACCTGGGCGACAAGCCGGTGATCCGGATGCGTAACTTCGGTATCCAGATCCGCGAGAAGGACGGTACGCCGTACCGGGCCGGCCCCGGCGGCATCCCGGAGTTCCTCGGCCGCCGAAACCGCGCCGGTGAGCCCGCGCTGATCAACGAACTCCATCTGGCACACGCCGCGAAGGGCGACCTCGGTACGGCGATGGGCCCCGAGTTCGACGTGTACAAGGACAGCAGGGCCCCGTACATCCCCAACGGGGACTTCCAGTTCGTGGACCGGATCATGCAACTCACGGGCAAACGCGGTGAGTTGAAGCCGGGCGCGGAGATGGTGACGGAGTACGACTCACCGGCGGACGCCTGGTACTACCGCGAGAACGCGCATCCCCACCTGCCGAACTGCGTGCTGATGGAGACCTCCCTCCAGGCGGCCATCCTCAACGGCTACTACCTGGGCGCCACGCTGAAGCAGCCCGAGACCGAGTACTCGATCCGCAACCTCGACGGCAAAGCGACGTACGTCAAGGACATCGACCTGCGCGGCCGGACGATCCGCCATCACTCCACGCTGCTGATGACAAGTGCCGTGTCCGGTGCGGTACTTCAGAACTTCAAGTACGAACTCTCCGCCGACGGCGAGGTCTTCTACACCGGCGAGTCGCTGTTCGGCTACTTCAGCGAGGCCGCGCTCACCAACCAGGTGGGCCTGGACAACGGAACGTACGTCGCGCCCTGGATCGAGCAGGAGAAGCCGGCCGCCTCCCGCATCCGCCGTATCGAACTCCCCGACGACGCGCCCGCGTTCACCGACCCGACCGGCGGCCGACTGCACCTGCCCGGCGGCCACTACCACCTCGTCGACCACGTCGACCTGGTGACGGACGGCGGCAGGCACGGCGCCGGGTACCTCCATGGATACCGCCAGGTCCGGCCCGACGAGTGGTACTTCGACTGCCACTTCCACCGCGACCCGGTGATGCCCGGCTCGCTCGGAGTGGAGGCGATCCTCCAGGGGCTGCGCCTGTTCGTCCTGGAACAGGGCCTCGCCCAGGGAATCGAGAACCCCCGGTTCGGTCTCGCCGTGGACGTGCCGACGAGCTGGAAGTACCGGGGCCAGATCCTGCGCCACGACGGGGAGTTGAGCTTCGACGTCCACGTCAAGGAGGTCCGCCGGGACGGTGATCGGCTCGTGGTGATCGCGGACGCCGACCTGTGGAAGCCGGGGCTGCGCATCTACGAACTCACCGACGTGGCCATCGAGGTCAGCCCCGACACCATCCGCGACCGGGCCTGA
- a CDS encoding PfaD family polyunsaturated fatty acid/polyketide biosynthesis protein, whose protein sequence is MHTQTTPLRWYGDSSPGTDPAGIYQSLADLDRPAFVVRTPTGIGAVSGGRATPGEGFPLLAAASPLPPRALGSPAFLAAHGVRYAYMAGAMAGGIASADLVIALAREGFLASYGAAGLLPETIEKALTRFAAEIPGLPYAVNLIHSPSEERLEREAVELFLRYGVRCVEASAFMSLSPHVVRYRLAGLRRGPAGEVVAAHRLIAKISRPETAERFMRPAPAAVVSALLSEGLITAEQADLAKYVPMADDITVEGDSGGHTDRRPITALLPTILRLRDTVQHDHRYPTPIRVGAAGGLGCPSSIAAAFTMGAAYVVTGSVNQSCVESGASKPTKALLADAGIADCEMAPAADMFEMGVELQVLKKGTLFPMRAKRLYELYQTYDGLESLPASERDRLEKQILRRPLEDVWQECVGYFGRRDPEQVARAAENPKRRMALVFRWYLGMASRWSTVGDPDRVLDYQVWCGPAMGAFNDWVTASYLKAPGNRRVADVAHHLMRGAAFHTRLAHLRVSGVRIPASAADYRPVPLEPQVELEGSR, encoded by the coding sequence ATGCACACCCAGACCACTCCTCTGCGGTGGTACGGAGACAGCAGTCCCGGCACCGACCCGGCCGGCATCTACCAGTCCCTCGCCGACCTCGACCGGCCCGCCTTCGTCGTCCGCACGCCGACCGGCATCGGTGCCGTCTCCGGCGGCCGGGCCACACCGGGCGAGGGGTTCCCCCTCCTGGCCGCCGCTTCTCCACTGCCTCCACGCGCCCTCGGTTCCCCCGCGTTCCTGGCCGCGCACGGCGTCCGGTACGCCTATATGGCGGGCGCGATGGCGGGCGGCATCGCCTCGGCCGACCTGGTGATCGCCCTGGCCAGAGAGGGCTTCCTCGCCTCCTACGGGGCGGCCGGCCTGCTGCCCGAGACCATCGAGAAGGCGCTCACCCGCTTCGCCGCCGAGATCCCGGGACTGCCGTACGCGGTGAATCTGATCCACAGTCCGAGCGAGGAGCGCCTGGAGCGGGAGGCCGTGGAACTCTTCCTGCGGTACGGGGTGCGGTGTGTGGAGGCGTCGGCCTTCATGAGCCTCAGCCCGCACGTGGTGCGTTACCGGCTGGCCGGCCTGCGCCGCGGCCCGGCCGGGGAGGTCGTCGCCGCACACCGTCTCATCGCGAAGATCTCCCGCCCCGAGACGGCGGAACGCTTCATGCGCCCCGCGCCTGCGGCCGTCGTCAGCGCCCTCCTCTCCGAGGGTCTGATCACCGCCGAGCAGGCGGACCTGGCGAAGTACGTCCCGATGGCCGACGACATCACGGTCGAGGGCGACTCGGGCGGCCACACCGACCGCCGCCCGATCACCGCCCTCCTCCCGACGATCCTCCGGCTGCGCGACACCGTGCAGCACGACCACCGCTACCCCACCCCGATCCGGGTGGGCGCCGCAGGCGGCCTCGGGTGTCCCTCCTCCATCGCGGCCGCGTTCACCATGGGCGCCGCCTATGTGGTCACCGGGTCGGTCAACCAGTCGTGCGTGGAGTCGGGCGCGTCGAAGCCGACGAAGGCACTGCTGGCAGACGCGGGCATCGCGGACTGCGAGATGGCGCCGGCCGCCGACATGTTCGAAATGGGCGTGGAACTCCAGGTGTTGAAGAAGGGCACCCTGTTCCCGATGCGCGCCAAGCGGCTGTACGAGCTGTACCAGACGTACGACGGCCTGGAGTCGCTGCCCGCCAGCGAACGCGACCGCCTGGAGAAGCAGATCCTGCGCCGCCCGCTGGAGGACGTCTGGCAGGAGTGCGTCGGCTACTTCGGCCGGCGTGATCCCGAACAGGTGGCCCGCGCCGCCGAGAACCCGAAGCGGCGGATGGCGTTGGTGTTCCGCTGGTATCTCGGGATGGCGTCCCGCTGGTCGACGGTCGGCGACCCGGACCGTGTTCTCGACTACCAGGTGTGGTGCGGCCCGGCGATGGGCGCGTTCAACGACTGGGTCACCGCCAGCTATCTCAAGGCTCCGGGCAATCGCCGGGTCGCGGACGTGGCCCACCACCTCATGCGCGGCGCCGCGTTCCACACCCGCCTGGCCCACCTGCGCGTCTCCGGTGTGCGGATTCCGGCGTCGGCGGCCGACTACCGTCCCGTTCCCCTGGAACCGCAGGTGGAGCTGGAGGGGTCCCGATGA
- a CDS encoding acyl-CoA dehydrogenase family protein: MSAPTVEEIERLLGDPYDADNPYGFAAAVRRDEQDAFPEELCGALREAGFHLNYLPTEWGGRFESFEHSMVVVRAAARRDLNIMPGTMFGITAATCLALHGSPEQQKHVAEILGRGGAVGFALSEADHGSDLLANTVRLEPAADGWELTGEKWMVGLGRRCEALYLVARTGGRGPGAFSAVLLDLPKDVERSRAVPTSGMRGIDFAHLRFDRFPVPAEALVGHEGQALESVMKAQQVVRVMSMAGSLGCADTALRLTLDFATARQVGRTTVRESPYPRRELAVASAALLAADVTALTAARGIHVFPEVFSVWGCAAKHVVAENTEDLIRRCATVLATRSVLRTEGPGDGLFQKLQRDTAMVRVVDTSTLANLRAYAAQLPTLAQSNHPRGAGNCANSHDSAAPANTPHPPRREDTDLIRAVFDLTEPLPPYTPEHLDLTARGKSPITTALFDIAPQATTTLTDHGDQTTAALITRLTTALTKLTEDTTTADRDTGLVDLADRFAHLHAAACCLLLWWANPTRPLFGAPPGDTRWLAACLAYLLARADGTDPRREAPALLPALDITTELHTRNRLFCAHPEQLAPHTELAPEPAADH, from the coding sequence ATGAGCGCGCCGACCGTTGAGGAGATCGAGCGCCTGCTGGGCGATCCGTACGACGCGGACAACCCGTACGGATTCGCGGCGGCCGTCCGCCGGGACGAACAGGACGCGTTCCCCGAGGAGTTGTGCGGTGCGCTGCGCGAGGCCGGCTTCCACCTCAACTACCTGCCTACGGAATGGGGCGGCCGGTTCGAGTCCTTCGAGCACAGCATGGTCGTGGTCCGCGCCGCCGCCCGCCGGGACCTGAACATCATGCCGGGCACCATGTTCGGCATCACCGCGGCGACCTGTCTGGCGCTGCACGGCTCGCCGGAGCAGCAGAAACACGTGGCGGAGATCCTCGGCAGGGGAGGCGCGGTGGGCTTCGCCCTGTCGGAGGCCGACCATGGCAGCGATCTGCTCGCCAACACCGTCCGCCTCGAACCGGCCGCGGACGGCTGGGAGTTGACGGGCGAGAAGTGGATGGTGGGCCTGGGCCGCCGCTGCGAGGCCCTGTATCTGGTGGCGCGGACGGGCGGGCGGGGGCCGGGCGCGTTCTCGGCGGTGCTGCTCGACCTGCCCAAAGACGTCGAGCGCAGCCGGGCCGTTCCCACCTCCGGCATGCGTGGCATCGACTTCGCCCACCTCCGCTTCGACCGCTTCCCGGTCCCCGCCGAGGCGTTGGTGGGTCACGAGGGCCAGGCGCTGGAGTCGGTCATGAAGGCTCAGCAGGTGGTCCGGGTGATGAGCATGGCCGGCAGCCTCGGCTGCGCCGACACGGCCCTGCGCCTGACCCTGGACTTCGCGACGGCCCGTCAGGTCGGCCGCACAACGGTACGCGAATCCCCGTACCCCAGACGGGAGTTGGCGGTCGCGTCGGCCGCGCTCCTGGCGGCGGACGTCACGGCGCTGACCGCCGCGCGGGGCATCCATGTGTTCCCGGAGGTGTTCAGCGTCTGGGGCTGCGCCGCGAAGCACGTGGTCGCGGAGAACACCGAGGACCTGATCCGCCGCTGTGCCACGGTCCTGGCCACCCGCTCGGTACTCCGCACGGAGGGCCCGGGCGACGGCCTGTTCCAGAAACTCCAGCGAGACACGGCAATGGTGAGGGTGGTGGACACGAGCACCCTGGCAAACCTCCGCGCATACGCCGCTCAACTTCCCACCCTGGCCCAGAGCAACCACCCCAGGGGCGCGGGGAACTGCGCGAACAGCCACGACAGCGCAGCACCCGCCAACACACCCCACCCCCCACGGCGGGAAGACACCGACCTCATACGCGCCGTCTTCGATCTCACCGAACCCCTCCCCCCGTACACCCCCGAACACCTGGACCTGACCGCCCGAGGCAAGTCCCCCATAACCACAGCCCTGTTCGACATCGCACCCCAAGCAACAACCACCCTCACAGACCACGGCGACCAAACCACCGCAGCCCTGATAACCCGCCTCACCACCGCCCTCACCAAACTCACGGAAGACACAACGACGGCCGACCGAGACACAGGCCTCGTAGATCTGGCGGACCGCTTCGCCCACCTACACGCCGCCGCCTGCTGCCTCCTCCTCTGGTGGGCCAACCCCACCCGCCCCTTGTTCGGGGCGCCACCCGGCGACACCCGCTGGCTCGCCGCCTGCCTCGCCTACCTCCTCGCCCGAGCGGACGGCACCGACCCGCGCCGGGAGGCCCCCGCCCTCCTCCCCGCCCTGGACATCACCACGGAACTGCACACCCGCAACCGCCTCTTCTGCGCACACCCGGAACAACTTGCACCGCACACCGAACTCGCCCCCGAACCAGCCGCCGACCACTGA